A region of Heteronotia binoei isolate CCM8104 ecotype False Entrance Well chromosome 2, APGP_CSIRO_Hbin_v1, whole genome shotgun sequence DNA encodes the following proteins:
- the LOC132567173 gene encoding tyrosine-protein kinase ZAP-70: protein MDTSCYESPYSDPEELKDKKLFLKRSNLIVDEVELGTGNFGCVRKGVYKMRKKQIDVAIKMLKSGNEKAAKDDMMKEAHIMHQLDNPYIVRVIGVCEAEALMLVMEMAAGGPLNKFLHSKRDEVPVNNVVELMHQVAIGMKYLEEKNFVHRDLAARNVLLVNQHYAKISDFGLSKALAADDSYYMAKTTGKWPLKWYAPECILFRRFSSKGDVWSYGVTMWEAFTYGQKPYKKMKGPEVIAFLEAGKRMECPPKCPPEMYKLMQQCWTFKWEDRPDFVTVETLIRTYYYSIAARTEETPETVRKTPA from the exons ATGGACACTTCCTGCTACGAGAGCCCCTACAGCGACCCCGAAGAGCTGAAGGACAAGAAACTGTTTCTCAAAAGGAGCAACCTGATCGTGGACGAAGTCGAACTGGGCACGGGGAACTTTGGGTGCGTCAGGAAAGGCGTTTATAAAATGAGGAA AAAGCAGATCGACGTGGCCATCAAGATGCTGAAAAGTGGCAACGAGAAGGCGGCCAAAGACGACATGATGAAGGAAGCTCACATCATGCACCAGCTCGACAACCCCTACATCGTCCGAGTGATCGGCGTCTGCGAGGCCGAGGCGCTGATGCTGGTGATGGAGATGGCTGCCGGCGGGCCGCTCAACAAGTTCTTGCATTCAAAGAG GGATGAGGTGCCTGTGAATAACGTGGTGGAGCTGATGCACCAGGTGGCGATCGGCATGAAGTACCTGGAGGAGAAGAACTTCGTCCACCGAGACCTGGCAGCCCGGAATGTTCTTCTCGTCAATCAGCACTATGCCAAGATCAGCGACTTCGGGCTCTCCAAGGCTTTGGCGGCAGACGACAGTTACTACATG GCGAAGACAACTGGGAAATGGCCGCTGAAGTGGTACGCCCCAGAATGCATCCTGTTCCGCAGGTTTTCCAGCAAAGGTGACGTCTGGAGCTACGGAGTGACCATGTGGGAGGCGTTCACCTATGGCCAGAAACCCTACAAG AAAATGAAAGGTCCTGAAGTCATTGCCTTCCTTGAGGCTGGGAAGCGGATGGAATGCCCCCCGAAATGCCCTCCAGAGATGTACAAACTGATGCAGCAGTGTTGGACCTTCAA GTGGGAAGACCGCCCAGATTTTGTCACCGTGGAGACCCTCATCCGCACCTATTACTACAGCATCGCTGCTAGAACAGAAGAGACGCCCGAGACGGTCAGAAAGACACCAGCTTAG